The following coding sequences lie in one Arachis ipaensis cultivar K30076 chromosome B05, Araip1.1, whole genome shotgun sequence genomic window:
- the LOC107644269 gene encoding LEAF RUST 10 DISEASE-RESISTANCE LOCUS RECEPTOR-LIKE PROTEIN KINASE-like 1.1 isoform X2: protein MRCVPFSWFQCYTTRKNQPQQISNHPQQFSSDFGFQFHTFSYEELLIATKHFASSGILGKGSFGIVYHGKLQDGRQIAVKSLRENNDKKVQQFVNEIEVLSKLSHQNLVPFYGYCHRHDHEFMLVFEFVSNGTLADHLHGKRKKQGTLVPWHTRLNIAIEAASALAYLHNSGIIHRDIKSSNILLDDNLCVKVADFGLSRTLPLVVSTSKEAATFASHASTAPQGTNGYIDPDYFQFHRVCDKSDTYSFGVVLAEIISSLPAVDDTWNPYEVPLLSHLAMNKIQNEALHELVDPCLGFQPDNEIGESITAVAELAFQCLQCPKELRPSMKQVLETLQGIKKGIWGFHQIT, encoded by the exons ATGAGGTGTGTCCCGTTTAGCTGGTTTCAATGCTACACTACAAGGAAGAACCAACCTCAACAGATTTCAAACCACCCTCAACAATTTTCTTCAGATTTTGGGTTCCAATTTCATACATTCTCCTATGAAGAACTTTTAATAGCCACCAAGCATTTTGCTTCCTCTGGGATACTCGGAAAGGGAAGCTTTGGCATAGTATATCATG GTAAACTTCAAGATGGGAGACAGATTGCAGTCAAATCCTTGCGCGAAAACAATGACAAGAAAGTTCAACAGTTTGTCAATGAAATAGAAGTCTTAAGCAAATTGAGCCATCAAAACCTTGTCCCATTTTATGGCTACTGTCACCGCCATGACCATGAATTCATGCTAGTATTTGAATTTGTTTCCAATGGAACTCTGGCCGATCATCTTCATGGAAAGCGTAAGAAACAAGGCACTCTAGTACCCTGGCATACCAGATTGAACATAGCAATTGAGGCTGCAAGTGCATTGGCTTATCTTCATAATTCAGGAATTATTCACCGCGACATAAAATCCTCCAACATTCTTTTGGATGATAACTTGTGTGTTAAGGTAGCCGATTTTGGCCTTTCGCGCACGCTTCCTTTGGTTGTTTCAACTTCAAAAGAGGCTGCTACTTTTGCTTCTCATGCCTCAACTGCTCCACAAGGAACAAATGGATATATAGACCCTGACTATTTTCAATTTCACAGGGTTTGTGACAAGAGTGATACTTATAGCTTTGGCGTGGTTTTAGCCGAGATTATATCTTCGTTGCCAGCGGTTGATGATACATGGAATCCATATGAGGTACCATTACTGTCTCACCTTGCCATGAACAAAATCCAAAATGAAGCATTGCACGAGTTGGTGGATCCATGCCTTGGTTTTCAACCAGACAATGAGATTGGAGAATCTATAACTGCTGTGGCTGAGTTGGCATTTCAGTGCCTGCAATGTCCTAAGGAACTAAGGCCATCTATGAAGCAGGTGCTAGAGACTCTGCAGGGTATAAAGAAGGGAATATGGGGATTTCACCAAATAACATAG